Part of the Arachis hypogaea cultivar Tifrunner chromosome 6, arahy.Tifrunner.gnm2.J5K5, whole genome shotgun sequence genome, GCATGCCAAAGTGTTCTTTAATCATTCATGCAAATTAGTTAAAAGCTTAAATAATAGTGGAGTTATTTAGGTCTAATATCACATTAAatggaaataattaattaattgattaattattaattattagaactATTTGTCATTGCTTTCCCTGTTGATGAATAATCATGGGAGGAAAAATATATAGAAGTGATAGAATAATATACTCTTTATCaaacatataaatttaattaatttttttcaatattagTTAAATTTAAAGGAGGgtgtaaaattattcttttatcaaACCTTTTTGGGTTGTTCACTTCTCTACTTGCTTTTTGTTCTTCATTTGATATGATTTGatgaaaaatttaatattatttgaatttaactaaaatattaaaatttgttaagaatATGAATACTTTAGGTGCAAGATAACTATATAAACTACTCaaagtttataaatattttattcaaccgtgttttaataaaaaaataaaaaaaaatttagatacacTTAAATACCATCTTGTATCAGCGTGTTTAgccttatttttaacatatattcttaaaataaatttaaatataatatatataattatttattaaaataaaaaataattaaaaaattaatttatattttaatatcaataaaatctcACTTTAGTTAACAATCATCTTAATTATTAATGAATAATAACAATTTTATTTTCACTCAAAGCATCATTCTCTCATATCTCTTTGTCTTTCTtgcaatacaagaaactgaaTCTTCACTCTTGAGTCTAATTTTATCACACTCTTCTTTCAATCTAGTTTACAAAATTAGATACTATCATTTAAGATTAGGTGGAATATAATATTCATGAATGATTGAATATACCACTAGTTCTGGTTTCATTCTTTTGTATCTTGTCTCACAAAAATGGAaggatctctttttctttttcttttttctcttttttttctacgTAAGTCGCATGGATGACTTTAAGAAAGacataaagaaattaaagaagaaaaaaatataaaatataatataataaataaaaggaaaaggaaaCTAAAAGAAAGAGAGGGGGAAAAGGGAAGATTAAAGAGAAGGAGGAAAGACATATTTTGTTCACTCCTTTTAATGTATTAACTCTAAAGTAagctaaaaaaattatctttaatttctttttagtgATAAAAAGCAAATCTTATACTTGCCATGCAAGTCTACAATTTTGATTAGGGAGACATTAATATTCTTCCATGAACCTGCTTTTCAACGTCTTTAATTTTTTCATGGACAATATAATTCAACTTTCGCATGCAAACGATGCCCTTTGTTCATATATACTCTTTACTCTTTATTCCATTCTATTTTTATCATTTCATACATATACATTTATGTAATAATAAATGTGCtataattttcatgtattataactattttttcttaaaaaatataaaatgaacaaACACTTCCAcccaaaaaaaatgaatttaattttcatgcaacgttggtataaaaaaaattatataaacaataattaattatatttatataaataattaattttaaattcattattttaaaatgggtaaagtatattttttgttcctaaagtttgacaaaaattttaaaaatatctttaagttttattttattttaattttgtcccaaaaattttttatttgaatcaaatatacccctaacgactaatttttcaaaaagtttaaaacCGATTCAATAACAGTTTTATAAGAACAACTCCTTAACACAAGCAAATTaagtataattttcatgcattattgttagattggtcttaaattttttttaaatttagctgTCGagtgtatatttgatgcaaatcgaaaaattttgagacaaaattgaaataaaataaagtttttagatatttttaaaatttttgtcaaatttcagagacaaaaagtataatttatccttttaaaaattatctaaatacataaatataaatataattaaatacccGTATAAAACTCTTTACAACTTACCCTCTAAAACATGTGTAAATACACATGATGAACACTTATAATAATATagaagatattattattaattagaaagaaaaagaaacataatAAATAGGGTATAGGATGAGGCACATGTGTGTGTATGATATATAAAAAAGTGTGGCTCTAGAAAGACAAATGAACATGCATGTTGTCCAATACATTATTATGAGAGAGTGCAAATTGGCTCGTGCAAATGGATTCATATATCATAGCCCCTCGTGACCCTTcaattaaattaataacaatgtaaatattattataactaaCTATTAATTGGCTGTGTCTCGTTGTCTTATACATTTTTTCTATAACTATAATCTAACACGAATctatgtaaatatatattattaatttttcaagtgaggatacttattattattaaagtgtGTTTTTATGGAAAGCGAAGATGGGTCAGTGAAACAGACAATAGAGAGTGCCAAAAGGGACACAAGAGAGAACCTAGTAGCTTTAATTTTTGTCGTATAGAATAtaccattttcttttttttttctttctttttttagttaaaaagaatttcagttaaaaaatataaacaataaaggtgtgtatttatattttttttgtcttctgtttttgttttggtatattaatgacaaatatatatatatatatatgattttcatTTTTTAACTTCATGcatattatttatgaattttttattttaatatggaaGAGTGAATAGAATTTTACCTTAATgttataaaaaatagaattttacagTATTTTAGGGGAGCTGTTCTGTGAAAGTACAATACGCAGAATACATATTTCACTGATAATACGCAGTTTGTGTATTTACAATATGCAGACGGtgtattgtaatttaatattaaaataatataatacgcAGTCTGTGTATtgtctttataaattaaaaaaaaaattgatatgacAATTTACACTCTCTGCGAATTCTATAGCCTccaaaattttgtaaaacaccaTAACTTCCAATATTAAAGAATTACACCAATTTTTATccaatatctaaaaaaaattaaccttTATTTACTATTTCATcagtaaattatttttgttacttgGATGTTTTTGTATAATAGTATTATGCATACTATATAATATGGTAATTATCATGGTGCCTAAAAGTATTTGCTTAACTTATcaaaaaaggttaaaaattaatatttaattttaaaagtataaaaataaataattattaaatattcaaaaattaccataaaaaataagttaggcACCATAAAATTCACCATATAATATATAGTATGTGTACTAAACTACTAatcacctttttttttctctttctaaatttgaattattgtttaaattacaataaattaaatttatatgaaaactttttataataacttttaatttatgcatagTTTCTTGATCATAAAAATGTGTACGTTAGTTTCTGaaacaactttattttttatttttcctttttataatTTTGACTGTGCCGTATACGTTGGGTGTTTTGAAGCTGTCTCTCCTTGAAAATCTGAACGGAAGTTTTGTCCAAATAATAAGACATGATatgattataattttaattttgaaaggtAGTGGCGGTGGTCATGTGAATATGTGATACAAGAGGTGGGGCTGCTTCCACTTTCACagtgttttagaaaaaaaaaaattggaatagaATCTTCTTGCTTTGGCTTCCCTCTCTTAGCTTATAAAGAAAGGCATGCCAAATTTGTAAAAtgaataaaaagctaaataattGAAAGGATTTAaacatttataaattataattataaaattttagtggtaaaaaaataattatttacttttaattgatGGATAATTTACATTAAAAAAGTGTATTTATAAATTGAGCTTTCttactttaatttaattcaattcatctaataaaaataatagtaatattgaataatatagaaaaattttgttttgagaaactttttcttatatttaaagAGACGTACATTcttattttgtcaaaaaaaaaaaagtggtattataatttttttatggtagagaaaaattataattttaaaaaagttatttatataaattttttatttttaatttttatattctaCTGTATCATCTGTTTGATATctaacaaaatttataatttattgcttaataattttttttattgcttcCACTACTTTTGTATTTGATTCGGGTTTttttttcctcaaatattttgtaggaatattttaattttttaaaagtaaaaaaaaaaaaaaagacgcaAGAGAAATAGGGTGTATATATTTGTGTTGGGTGAATTTGGAGAGTTAAACTCCAAAATGGTCCATGAGATTGAcgtcgtgcactaaaatcgtTTCTGAGATTCTAATTGCATCAATTACATCTATGAGATTGAGAAAAGTGCACCATATTAATCCCTGACccattttttcttaaattataatatattttttttattatttttttaatttttaacttcaataaaattattcaaaataatatttgtcaataaaatcatctttattttaaaaaataagtcacataatttgagcatatatacgaaattgtaaaataaaataaataaagttaataactaaaagaagaataaaaacaaaaaatgaaaaaaaaagtgtttaaaaattctataattaattaattattaattttataatagtaataactcttttatttaattaaaaaaaaaaatttcgacccGGCAGACCGGCCCGCCCTGCCAAAATCCACCAATTTGGCGGTGCAGGTTTagcgattttttttaatttgacgggTTTTAAATTCTAGCCCAACCCACCTTTTTTAATGGGTTTAGCGAATCGGTCCGACGGAATCGATCCATTTTACCACCCTTAATAATTCATATTATGATGatcatttatataatttttttttcgactGTTGCTAATACTTTCGACCCCCAAAACTGTAGGCGATAAATTCAGatgaattatattataaaatttactcaaaatactacaaatatttaaatatatctaaatcaGTCATTTTCTTTTGGTATTGTTATTAAGGAGTCACTAATTTAGACGCATACATTTATCACATCCTTATCAATTTATCAATATTATACTCAAATAACTTTATTATAATATTTCCTATTAATTATATTTCTCTAATTGCTGATGTATGTGAACTTCTTCATAGAAGTATATTGGATTATCATCTTACCACATTgttatataaaattcttaaatatttcttttaaaattttaactttcaGTAACTATTACCACCACAATATGTCCAGTTAACCAAGCATTATTCATTTATGTTAAAGATTATTTATTCTAACCATACATTGTACTCTTCTAACATAAATTATACAACCACCTCAAAATCTTTCACGAAAAACACTTGTATTAGATCTTGCATAATCAACTCATATAATAATACAACTAGattatttttaacattatttaACATTTATACATAAATCTCTTTTGATCCATAATTATTTTAGgagattctttattttttttttctaactatcatttatttgtcttttttttatctGATCATCCAATTAATATGATATTTTGCTGATCTTCTCTTCATATTCCAAACCATCTAAAATGATATAcatttaaaattatgaaacacGGACATTTTGCTGAATTGTCATGTCTGCGTGTCAGACAATCACGGATACTCATCCGACACGATGTCTGCTGTATCCaactatatttaaaataataaattcttctccaaacacttttgaacacacctaaataccatcatgtGTTAGTATGTTCagttttattcttaacatatattcttaaaataaatttagatatagtatatattattatttattaaaacaaaaaaattttaaatacttgatataattaaaataagatattaaaattaattaaaaaattaattcatattttaatatcaataaaatatcaaaatatcattacaatttatctaaaaatactttatattttatatatatgtgtattcctgtatcttataaaattttaaaatttacatattaGCCTATTCTATATCATATCGTATCCCATATCTGTATCAATATCCGTGCATCATAGATTCAgaattataaatcttaaatttaAAACTACATACACAAGCATAACTGAAAGTTAAAACTTCACTTAAGATGAAGAAGGTGatataataatgataaataaGAAGATTAAGCTATGAATGTGAGCGTATAGAAACAAAAGAGTAAGGAATCACGAGATTGGGAAGAGAGACacatgaaaatatataaaaaaaaggactACTGTCTCCCATGTCAGCCGCTGATGAATTGGTGCAGTCTCTGCAAACAGTAAATGatgctaattaataattaattacaaatggttatgaatgaagAAGCTGACGATGAAAAAGAACTGAATCAAGAACCAACAACATCAAACAAGACCATCCTTGTTTCGAAGGTACCATGGCAGACCAACTATTATTCTGCCAATTCATTCTTCTTTCTCTAACAATACTTTTAGTATAATTTGAGAGACTTGTTTTCTTCAattgtttaaataaaatatatattatatattaattagtaattaatctggccaatgaattataactcaaatgacatagtttcTCTATATTTATTTAAGGGGTTGTGGGTTCGAATCTCTATATTttcggtaaaaaaaataaaaacctgataaagaaaaaaataaactactcTTTTGATCTCTATAATTTTACCGAATTcataattaaatctttataatttaaaattttttgattaggtctttatattatattaaattttataattaggtctttataaaattaaaaacgttagaattaacataatattttaaaaataaaaaaatttaattttaatgatttaatttttaagtatgaatatctttaattttaaaaaaatattttattaattttaatgtcttttatatgaCAAaactttaattataaaatttaaaatagtataaagatctaattaaaaatttttattctatataaaaaacttaattaaagaaaataatacaaaatttatCTTTGTCTTGTAAGCTTAAAGTAGGTTTTGAAATATTATTCTTCTCTAAAACAACTACTTATATTCACACTGAATACATGAGGAAAACTAAGAGAATTacatatagtataattataaattagtttctgaaaaaaaaaaggaagaaaaaactcTGGTGGTGGGGAAGTGTGACAGTTTAACCTTGTTTTTCCAATAATGAGAAATCATGGAATAACCAATCAACCATATATATGGTATGTAGCTGAAATAATTATTAGTCATCATTTTCAAATATATTGTTTTGCTAAGGCCCTATGCTTTCACTTTCACTTATTATTATCACACAATGAATGCTTCTCTCTTTTCTATCTGGAATCTGGATCCTCATCACTGCCCACTTATTATTATTGCTCAAATGGATTTcaagcaattttttttttttacgaaaatgtttggtaaccaaagaaaatcagccataacttaccttatttagcatttattaattattgtgacaattaattaatgctaaataagataagttctgactattttttttttgtctacctaatattaccctttttttaatttagtctacGTCTTAGTATTTTCTTTAAAACTAGAATTTGAAATGAACattattatattacttatataaaATCATTTTCGTTTTATTATACGCAAAATCATTTCATTTGGAAACTTATTATTAAGCATATAATGTATGCTGTATATTAATTAGTTTGATTTCATGCATGCATGGAGAGAAGGATGTGCTACAAAATCAAGAGTGAGTGAGTGGTGTTATTACTTAAATCAATTTTATAGGTTTATATACAggtaaaccaacaaaaatccaccAGGATAATTTTAACGccgataaaaaattttaaattttgttattaataaaaatatctttaaataatttaaaaatatgtaaaaaatacataataaaaaaccTGTTCtatcaacaaaaaatatatattgactCATTTATTAATGTCAGACTCACTTACTATATAAGAAATTTTATTTGCCGCATCACTCttttttattaatgtaaaatatttcagtttgcaaatgatatttttgtcatacttttaaataatttaaaaatattttatttaagtttaaaatatttttattaacgaCAAAATAATTTGAGTGTAATTTTTTATGACTTAcccttatatattttttgtgtatattattattacataCTAACAAAATATTATTTGGGTGTCATCACTAAAGGTGTTTATGCTTACAGCgtatccgatccgcatatccgcaaTGTTTATCCGAATTTGATCCGAAAAGTGCGGATATGAATCCGATCCATAAGGTTTTCGAATTGGATCAGATCGGATCCGCATACTAATCGGATCAGATTATGGATTTTGTGTTGATATTCGTATATCCGCGTAtccacaaaaataaagaaataaataaataaatattctttttatattttattttaactaataattatcgtatatattgtattattttaatttattatttaagaaaattatgtttaatattattttaagagtaaacatatttaaaagaataggaaaaagtaaattttattgatattattttaataaaaataaatttttaaaaatatttttatattttacaaatatatcCAATATCTAATCCGATCCAATCTACAAATGTACGAATCAGATTGAATCGGATTCAACCTTAAAAACTGCTGATATTAAATCTGATCCAATAATTTTAATAcagatcaaatcaaaattttgGACATATCCAATCGGATCCTATCCGCGTTCACCCATTCATCGCTCATCATTCAAAGAGAGGTGAAAAAGGCTGGAAATTTCTTCTTCCCTGTTATTGATGCAACCTTTTGGGGTCAATAATTCAAACACCTGGACACGTCAGCATGAGGAGGCCTAGTTGTGATATGGATCCAAAGGTGGAATCTcaatgaaaaagtaaaagaaagcaaaACAGTACGGCAGCATCAGCTATTATATATACAGCTCTTAGCTAGGTATATATGTACAGAGTTACATTTATTCTCAAACctatagtgttttttttttttaattttataaaagaatattttatatcaattgaaATACACCTAAATATTAGTTGTGTTatcaatttgaaaaaatttgagtcaccaaaaaaatttaaaaaaatttggtattTCAATGATTCTATTTTTTAGCATTTTGTTGGTTTTTTGTCGATGacaattttttattagtaatcTTTTTGcggtcaaaaatattatttatatactaaaatcaatataaatatatatattttatactaataactaattttaatgtacatatAATATAGTTGATTTTCGGTTGATTTACGCTTGAAAAATAtagatataatgaattataagaCTTCAGAAAAATTATtagacaaaaattaattattacatttagaatattaatttctcaatgtgatattttttaaatattactaataACATACTTAGAGTTTACGAATTCAAGTCTCacttctaattaaaaaaaaaaagcatactaGCACACATGAATATACTGAAGTTTGAATTATTGGCGGTTTAATTATCTATtcgaataagaagaagaagaaaaaagacgcAAGAAAAAGGTCGATATAGAGAAAGGTATTGGAAAGATAGAAAGCAAatatagaagaagagaaagatgtAGAAGGAAGGAAGAAATGTCGTTACACTAACACACAAACCAAAATACACTTTAGCCTAAGCTATAATATAGCACATACTTCGATGTATCGTTTACTAGTACcttatattatacatataaactAAACTATATGATGGGGATTCGAAATTGGACTATGCTTTGGTTGGTGACaataaaacaacaaaagaaaagttACAAAAAAGAAGCAGCTCGTTTGACGTGAATTGAAACCACAACAcccttataaattttaatattaaattattgattgaaggaaaaaaaaaatttgtagtcTCAAACATTATTCAATACCCAAtaaaagtggaaaaagaaaaaagaacaactgttcttttgcTGGATTACCATTGAAGTTTATAAATCATTTGTTTATATCTTTGGAATTTGGGATATCCTTCAtgggttaattattattcatgaCATAGGTTTACTCACTCATAGGAGATCATCCAAAGAATTATTGCAATTATTGTGTCAATACCCAAAAGCTAAAATTTTGAATCTATCAACAAATTAAAGTTCCAatgcttaaaaattaaaaacaaaaactccTATGGAAAAAAGGTTGTACTATATATAGTAGCTAGTGTAGGAAACGTTTGACcaattatttctaatataaaagcAGCAACAACTTTATCTGTACATACATATACATTTCTATTAGAAGCCAATCAGCCACAGATCTAAGCTACTAACACTCTTTTTCACCTTAATTTGGTggacaaattaaaaattctagcTTGCCTTTTGTTTAGAATTTAAAacatcaatttaaattaatttttcatctaattataaattttaaaatttaaatccttAATCATAATCTTAAACTCTAAATTTTCCAACAAAATAATGTTAtaataattaaactcaatttatacatgaaatttgaaaattttaaccaaattttttaaaattcaaattatataaatatatgagaTTCTTAAAACAAATCACATACGATAAATATCATACatacccttatatatatatatatatatatatatatatatatatatatatatatatatatatgaaaattagaataaattactatttgtacCTATAGAAAATACAAGGCTTCCGTGTGCCAAGAGTACTCAGACGTTAGTTACACAATTAGTCTGTTAGGGTATTCTTGGCATGTGAAAACTATTTTCTGTGGGTACAAttatcgttttattcttatatggatacatttgtcagcgtttatattttttatgaatacaaataataatttatttaaaaaaaattaatataactcATGATACTCATTATGACTGAAACTCAGACAGCTATATAGGGCAAATTAAATAACTATAGAGAAGCTTTATATTTTGGCCTTGTATTGTGTCATTAGAGGACAAATCATAGTTAATTAATAAGGAAAGAAAAAAGTTTCcaaaaagtaaagaacaaagtgTAGGAAGAAGAGTTGAATTTTGTAGCATAGTAGTAAGTAGTAGTATTTATGGGGTGCAAAATGGTCAATTTGCAAAAAGATGGCAGTGTATAGCAGCatctatgtatgtatgtatgtatctgcagcaagcttcttcttctttttctcttgtgCGTGGTTTTTAGTgggtgaaaaaaaagagaaagagaaagagaaagagtagaGGTAATGAATGTCAGAGTCAGAAGCCTCAGAAGAAccctatctctatctctatctctatctgcATATgcactaacacacacacacaagaaatgcatagaaaaagaaaagggagagAGGGTCACGGGTTTGTCTTGAAACAAAGGgccttaattattttattttattttatttatttttctctgaGTCCAAGATGACAGACAGACAGACACATATTCCCTTCTCACTTAGATAACCGAGGTGCTGTGACGGAAAACAACAAATTTCTATTTACAATACTATACtactttcttttttaaatatattattgcaACGTTACTTTCAtggattttttttctaatataaattataaaaaatatttttttaaaatttatttttgaactttatttACCAAAATGCACATCTAATTTTGGTATTTGGGCAAGTTTGCTGTACCTTCTTCAGAACTtccctttaaaatttttaaaatacacgTTTTTAATCTATGTCATCGACCGTAAAAGAGTATATAGATCTATAAacagtatataaaaatatataaaaatacacaaataataaccatggttttttcaaaaaaaaattttaattataaattaagaaaacaagacatatttaataataacaattattattatcatctccAAAATTACACGGTTACACCGAAATAAGTCATATTGtaaatttttcttttcataaaaGCATGTTTagaattgaataaaatattaaaattagaaaaatgtgGGGACTAATGAATATAGGATCCAAAAAGGAGGGGTAGTTGTTACTTATATTAGGTGTGTGATTGATTCTGATGTATCTGAGTTGAGTCATAAAATGGGAATCGTTTTGGACAGCAACTGCGAATCCATAGTGGTGTCGTTGGAGACACAGAAGGCGGTGCCGGCGCCCTTCCTCACCAAGACCTACGAGCTGGTGGACGACGCCGCCACCGATCACATTGTCTCGTGGGGAGAAGACGAAACCACCTTCGTTGTCTGGCGTCCTCCTGACTTCGCCCGCGACCTTCTTCCCAACTACTTCAAACATAATAATTTCTCCAGCTTCGTTCGCCAACTCAACACCTATGTatttttctccctctctttttccctTCTCAAAATTGTAGCTATTTTCGCGTgaagttaatatttaataaatttgactaaattattatctaataatttttaattatttgtttaggGTTTCAGAAAGATTGTACCTGATAGATGGGAATTTGCAAATGACTTCTTCAAGAAAGGGGAGAAGCATTTGTTGTGTGAGATTCATAGAAGAAAAACATCACACACTCATCCTCATCATCAACAACTACCATCATCCATCAACCATAACCAAAATCATTTTAACAACAATATTCATATTCTTCCCTCTACTACTACATTTTATCATCCTTTTCACCAACACAACAACCGAGTCAGCATCTCCCCTGACTCGGACGAGTTACCTACTTGGTGTGACTCGGACATTATTAGCAACACTACTACTACTACCACTACTACTGCTTCTTCATCAACGCTTACAGCACTCTCTCAAGACAACGAAAGATTAAGGAGAAGCAACAACATCTTAATGTCCGAACTAGCACACATGAAGAAGCTCTACAACGACATAATCTACTTCGTTCAGAATCATGTTAAGCCTGTCGCACCAAGCAACACTTACTCTTCTAGTTTCATTCT contains:
- the LOC112756126 gene encoding heat stress transcription factor B-4-like, which codes for MGIVLDSNCESIVVSLETQKAVPAPFLTKTYELVDDAATDHIVSWGEDETTFVVWRPPDFARDLLPNYFKHNNFSSFVRQLNTYGFRKIVPDRWEFANDFFKKGEKHLLCEIHRRKTSHTHPHHQQLPSSINHNQNHFNNNIHILPSTTTFYHPFHQHNNRVSISPDSDELPTWCDSDIISNTTTTTTTTASSSTLTALSQDNERLRRSNNILMSELAHMKKLYNDIIYFVQNHVKPVAPSNTYSSSFILPQHQPSSSSATTTNCNAFSMLHKQVQQQQQQQHHDYLNSPTNTSRSSITMIEDQSSKSCKTKLFGVSLQSNKKRVHPDYGFSHAFAETNNKARLVLGNDNDDYLGLNLMPPS